Proteins from a single region of Psychrobacter cryohalolentis K5:
- the aroC gene encoding chorismate synthase: protein MAGNSIGQVFTVTTCGESHGAGLLAIVDGVPPGLALSEADLQIDLDRRKPGTSKYSTQRRESDEVEIISGVFEGKTTGTSIGLLIRNTNQKSKDYGEIKDTFRPGHADYTYSMKYGFRDYRGGGRSSARETAMRVAAGAIAKKYLLERLGVQIRGHVTQIGHEYSDVLNSSTIDWDFVNSNPFFCADADAVSRFETLIDSLRREGTSCGARLEIIASGVPVGLGEPVFDRLDADIAHAMMSINAVKGVEIGDGMAVAGQFGHSSRDEMTPDGFTANHAGGILGGISSGQDIRVSIALKPTSSITTAGKSINTEGEAIEMLTKGRHDPCVGVRATPIAEAMLAIVLLDHYLRHRGQNADIKQPVQSIT from the coding sequence ATGGCAGGCAACAGTATTGGGCAGGTCTTTACCGTCACCACCTGCGGTGAGTCGCATGGTGCAGGTTTGTTGGCAATCGTCGATGGCGTGCCACCAGGTTTAGCCTTATCCGAAGCCGACTTGCAAATAGATTTGGATCGCCGTAAACCGGGTACTTCTAAGTACTCGACCCAGCGCCGTGAATCTGATGAAGTCGAGATTATCTCTGGCGTTTTTGAAGGTAAAACGACAGGTACTTCTATCGGTCTACTGATTCGTAATACCAATCAAAAATCTAAAGACTATGGTGAAATTAAAGATACCTTTCGCCCTGGTCATGCCGATTATACTTATAGTATGAAGTATGGCTTTCGTGACTATCGTGGCGGTGGTCGATCATCGGCGCGTGAGACTGCCATGCGTGTAGCGGCAGGTGCTATCGCCAAAAAATACTTGCTAGAGCGCTTAGGTGTGCAAATCCGTGGTCATGTGACCCAAATTGGTCATGAGTACAGTGATGTCCTAAACTCGAGCACAATCGATTGGGATTTTGTGAATAGTAATCCGTTTTTCTGTGCGGATGCCGATGCTGTCAGTCGCTTTGAGACCTTGATAGATAGTTTACGCCGTGAAGGTACGAGCTGTGGTGCCCGTCTTGAGATTATTGCAAGCGGTGTACCAGTTGGACTTGGTGAGCCTGTCTTTGACCGTTTAGATGCCGATATTGCCCATGCCATGATGAGTATCAATGCTGTTAAAGGTGTTGAGATTGGTGATGGCATGGCAGTGGCAGGACAATTTGGGCATAGCTCTCGTGATGAAATGACACCCGATGGTTTTACCGCCAATCATGCAGGCGGCATCTTGGGTGGTATCTCATCAGGACAAGATATCCGTGTCAGTATTGCACTGAAGCCAACCTCTAGTATTACTACGGCTGGCAAGAGTATCAATACAGAGGGGGAGGCGATTGAGATGCTGACTAAAGGTCGTCATGATCCTTGCGTTGGTGTACGTGCAACACCTATCGCCGAAGCTATGTTAGCGATTGTGTTACTGGATCATTATCTGCGTCATCGTGGTCAAAATGCCGATATTAAGCAACCAGTCCAATCGATTACTTAA
- the prmB gene encoding 50S ribosomal protein L3 N(5)-glutamine methyltransferase has product MSEDQVMSAEEFQNQYFNDDESQGINDDMEYDLETGLVGEHDEFATLRAELEEAREQLVTIRDFIRFSVTQLRNYDVVVAQGTTDEFAEASAIVLHSLSLDWSANDQILDCRLTTSEKQLVLSLLEERIAERKPLSYLINLSYFCDLPFYVDERVLIPRSPIAELIRQQFHPYFEVSELAKPIGVSVNNQAPAFYDHGLEIKQLSQPERILDLCTGSGCIAIALATRFVDALVDAVDIDKGALEVAMVNVDHHDLGHQVNVIESDLFAKIPAENQYELIVTNPPYVDAAIMADLPPEFLYEPEHALAAGQDGLDLVHRILFEAPDYLSPEGLLVCEVGDSEWALKQAYPEIQFDWLRFAHGGHGIFAITYDELMSYRSLFANYVQLLDSNQ; this is encoded by the coding sequence ATGTCAGAAGACCAAGTAATGAGCGCAGAAGAATTTCAAAATCAATACTTTAATGATGATGAGTCACAAGGTATCAATGATGATATGGAATACGATTTAGAGACAGGGCTGGTCGGTGAGCACGATGAATTTGCGACTTTGCGTGCGGAGCTTGAAGAGGCACGTGAGCAACTGGTCACTATTCGTGACTTTATTCGTTTTTCAGTGACGCAATTACGTAACTATGATGTGGTTGTCGCCCAAGGCACCACCGATGAGTTTGCCGAAGCATCTGCGATTGTATTGCATTCTTTATCTTTGGATTGGTCCGCCAATGATCAGATTCTGGACTGTCGTTTGACCACCTCAGAGAAGCAATTGGTTCTAAGCTTGTTAGAAGAGCGTATCGCTGAGCGTAAGCCATTAAGCTATTTGATTAATCTGTCTTATTTCTGTGATTTGCCGTTCTATGTCGATGAGCGCGTATTGATTCCTCGTTCACCTATTGCTGAATTGATTCGTCAGCAGTTCCACCCATATTTTGAAGTGAGCGAGCTGGCAAAACCAATAGGCGTAAGTGTCAATAATCAAGCGCCGGCTTTTTATGATCATGGGTTAGAAATTAAACAGCTATCACAGCCTGAGCGTATTTTAGATTTATGTACCGGTTCTGGCTGTATTGCTATCGCACTGGCGACTCGCTTTGTCGATGCATTGGTTGATGCTGTAGATATTGATAAAGGCGCGCTAGAAGTCGCGATGGTTAATGTCGATCATCATGACCTTGGTCATCAAGTCAATGTAATTGAGTCTGACTTATTTGCCAAAATCCCTGCCGAAAATCAATATGAGCTGATTGTAACCAATCCTCCTTATGTTGATGCCGCTATCATGGCAGATTTGCCACCAGAGTTTTTATATGAGCCTGAGCATGCACTCGCTGCTGGTCAAGATGGTTTGGACTTGGTACATCGTATCTTGTTTGAAGCGCCAGATTATCTTAGCCCAGAAGGTTTACTAGTCTGTGAAGTGGGCGATAGCGAGTGGGCGTTAAAACAAGCTTATCCTGAGATTCAGTTTGATTGGCTAAGGTTTGCTCATGGCGGTCATGGCATCTTTGCGATTACCTATGATGAGCTTATGAGCTATCGCTCATTATTCGCCAATTATGTACAGTTACTAGATAGCAATCAATAA
- a CDS encoding L,D-transpeptidase family protein, with the protein MCQKFAKHSNYAHNSLISSHHKYINMMKIKPLITAISIAVVSMSAIAAPTDGTRTLPVRTADSLPSIAKKVSLNVQESRSSSVVDSSTTVKLDTNKAKSADRMTQLIDAKQDAEVKASVAVTADNMTVEELTRKDEQSDSDDISEGQAVSAPSSAMADSATDTSIKSIADVDGKKHTTLNLSNYAKQVNGATWTPSMKVNSAMTIKMQALLDWNHASPGAIDGGWGMNSKKALINFQTMQGLPANGKMDQKTWDALNKNIPANKPVLVTYTITEDDVNTNFATMPADSEAKSKMKGLYYQDIKEMFGERFHMDVRYLDKLNKNKQYKVGETITVLNTRAPLKQRINRVVANKADKTLYAYNDDKLVATYPTTVGSDSTPSPQGTFKIVNKVKMPWYKATVGEGADKKVHMLPPGPNSPVGVVWMGLSKPSYGLHGSPKPEGISRQASAGCVRLTNWDVLEVYANIENGATVELK; encoded by the coding sequence ATGTGTCAAAAGTTTGCGAAGCATTCAAATTATGCGCATAATAGCCTCATTAGCAGCCACCACAAGTATATAAATATGATGAAAATAAAACCTCTTATCACCGCTATATCTATCGCTGTTGTTAGTATGAGTGCTATTGCTGCACCTACTGATGGTACACGCACTTTACCTGTACGCACAGCTGACTCGCTTCCTAGTATTGCGAAAAAAGTCAGTCTGAATGTGCAAGAAAGCCGTAGTAGCTCAGTCGTCGACTCTAGTACGACCGTAAAGCTAGATACGAATAAAGCCAAATCAGCGGACCGTATGACCCAGCTGATTGATGCCAAGCAGGACGCTGAAGTGAAAGCATCGGTCGCCGTTACCGCTGACAATATGACCGTAGAGGAATTGACTCGTAAGGATGAGCAATCAGACAGTGACGATATTAGCGAAGGTCAAGCGGTATCAGCACCTAGCTCTGCCATGGCTGATAGTGCAACGGATACTTCTATCAAAAGTATCGCCGATGTTGATGGTAAAAAACATACCACGCTGAATTTGTCTAATTATGCCAAACAAGTAAACGGTGCCACATGGACACCGAGTATGAAAGTTAACTCAGCTATGACTATCAAAATGCAGGCGCTGCTCGATTGGAATCATGCGTCTCCGGGTGCTATTGATGGCGGCTGGGGCATGAACAGTAAAAAAGCACTGATCAACTTTCAAACCATGCAAGGCTTGCCAGCAAACGGCAAGATGGATCAAAAAACATGGGATGCTTTAAATAAAAATATTCCAGCTAACAAGCCAGTTTTAGTGACGTATACCATCACTGAAGATGATGTGAATACCAATTTTGCTACTATGCCTGCAGACTCAGAAGCCAAGTCAAAAATGAAAGGCTTGTATTATCAAGATATCAAAGAGATGTTTGGTGAGCGCTTTCATATGGATGTGCGTTATTTAGACAAGTTAAATAAAAACAAACAATATAAAGTGGGTGAAACCATTACTGTGTTAAATACGCGTGCTCCGCTTAAGCAGCGTATTAACCGTGTCGTCGCCAATAAAGCTGATAAAACCCTTTATGCTTATAATGATGACAAGCTGGTTGCAACCTATCCTACAACCGTCGGTAGTGACAGCACGCCATCACCACAGGGCACCTTTAAAATTGTTAATAAAGTAAAGATGCCGTGGTATAAAGCAACTGTTGGCGAAGGCGCAGATAAAAAAGTACATATGTTACCACCAGGACCGAACAGTCCCGTAGGTGTGGTATGGATGGGCTTATCTAAACCTTCTTACGGTTTACATGGCTCACCTAAGCCAGAAGGTATCAGTCGCCAAGCATCAGCAGGCTGTGTGCGTTTGACTAACTGGGACGTTTTAGAGGTTTATGCCAATATCGAAAATGGCGCAACCGTTGAGCTAAAATAG
- the alaS gene encoding alanine--tRNA ligase, giving the protein MSQPFRSADIRQAFIDFFISKQHTPVASSSLIPHNDPTLLFTNAGMNQFKETFLGMEPRDYTRAVTSQKCVRAGGKHNDLDNVGYTARHHTFFEMLGNFSFGDYFKQAGIGYIWEFLTSDEWLAIDKNRLYVTIYETDDEAFDIWHKDIGIPSERIIRIGDNKGAPYASDNFWTMGDTGPCGPCTEVFYDHGADIEGGLPGTPEEDGDRYIEIWNCVFMQFNRQKDGSMLPLPAPSVDTGMGLERISAIMQGVHGNYEIDLFVHLMDAAAEILEIENQQQSSLKVIADHIRAVSFLIADGVTPSNEGRGYVLRRIIRRAVRHGNKLGADSEFFYKMVAPLVAEMGTAYPELKDKQSVIENAIQKEETQFAKTLAQGLRLLASELEGLKDGDTLSGEAAFKLYDTYGFPVDLTADITRERGIVIDEAEFDEHMQAQRERARDAGKFDVDYSSVIQVENPTTFIGYEQLEEEGVTIDALYQDGNPADSLTEGMEGVIVLDRTPFYAEGGGQVGELGEIRTASGVFEVQDTKKSGQAIIHYGVVTMGDISTKQTADAQVLSSIRAASAKNHSATHLLHAALREVLGDAVTQKGSLVSSEVLRFDFSYDKPVSTAEITRIERLVNEQIQANTPARIENMSIDEAMKQGAMALFGEKYGSDVRVLTMGTGSIIDGQRKPFSIELCGGLHVKRTGDIGVLKITSESGIAAGIRRIEAVTGMNAIKNIQQSEQQLSELASQLKVKRPEVAQRVRTMADKQRELEKQLERLEQKIASAQAANLLDDVQTIAGTPVLISTLSGIDGKSIRTLMDDIKSKLPDSVIVLIGDKDEQLALAASVAKSVTAKVKAGDIIRHLASELGGKGGGKPDYAQGGAPKAANTNAVVNALPAWIADQLG; this is encoded by the coding sequence GTGAGCCAGCCATTTCGCTCAGCCGATATTCGTCAAGCTTTTATCGATTTTTTCATAAGCAAGCAGCATACCCCCGTCGCCTCATCGAGTTTGATTCCGCATAATGACCCGACATTGCTATTTACCAATGCCGGTATGAATCAGTTTAAAGAGACATTTTTGGGTATGGAGCCACGTGATTATACGCGTGCAGTAACCTCGCAAAAGTGCGTAAGAGCGGGCGGCAAGCATAATGATTTGGATAACGTCGGCTATACGGCGCGCCATCATACGTTTTTTGAAATGCTTGGTAATTTCTCTTTTGGCGATTATTTTAAGCAAGCCGGTATTGGTTATATTTGGGAATTTTTGACCTCAGATGAATGGCTAGCAATCGATAAAAATCGCTTGTATGTGACCATTTATGAGACTGACGACGAAGCCTTTGATATTTGGCATAAAGACATCGGTATTCCTAGCGAGCGCATTATCCGTATTGGCGATAATAAAGGTGCGCCTTACGCCTCAGACAACTTTTGGACGATGGGCGATACCGGTCCTTGTGGTCCTTGTACCGAAGTCTTTTATGACCATGGTGCTGATATCGAAGGCGGTCTACCGGGCACACCTGAAGAAGATGGCGACCGTTATATCGAGATTTGGAACTGTGTCTTTATGCAGTTTAATCGTCAAAAAGACGGCTCTATGTTGCCGCTACCAGCGCCAAGCGTAGATACTGGCATGGGACTTGAGCGTATCAGCGCCATCATGCAAGGCGTCCATGGCAACTACGAGATAGATTTGTTTGTACATTTGATGGATGCGGCGGCTGAGATTTTAGAGATTGAAAACCAGCAACAATCGTCATTAAAAGTCATCGCTGACCATATTCGCGCTGTTTCATTTTTGATTGCTGATGGCGTCACCCCAAGCAACGAAGGTCGTGGTTACGTACTGCGCCGTATCATTCGTCGTGCAGTACGTCATGGCAATAAGCTTGGTGCTGACAGTGAGTTTTTCTATAAAATGGTCGCGCCTTTGGTTGCTGAAATGGGTACGGCGTATCCTGAGCTCAAAGATAAGCAAAGCGTCATTGAAAATGCCATTCAAAAAGAAGAAACCCAATTTGCCAAAACCTTAGCACAAGGTTTACGTCTGCTTGCCAGCGAATTGGAAGGTCTAAAAGATGGTGATACCCTTTCTGGCGAAGCGGCATTTAAGCTATATGATACCTATGGCTTCCCTGTTGACTTGACCGCTGATATCACCCGTGAGCGCGGTATTGTGATTGATGAAGCCGAGTTTGATGAACATATGCAAGCACAGCGTGAACGTGCGCGTGATGCAGGCAAGTTCGACGTTGATTACAGTAGTGTCATTCAAGTAGAAAATCCAACGACCTTTATCGGTTATGAGCAGCTTGAAGAAGAAGGTGTCACGATTGATGCGCTGTATCAAGATGGCAATCCAGCCGATAGCCTAACTGAAGGTATGGAAGGCGTTATTGTCCTTGACCGTACACCGTTTTATGCGGAAGGCGGTGGTCAGGTTGGTGAGCTTGGTGAGATTCGTACCGCATCAGGGGTCTTTGAAGTCCAAGATACTAAAAAATCTGGTCAAGCCATCATTCACTATGGTGTCGTGACCATGGGTGACATTAGTACTAAGCAAACCGCTGATGCGCAAGTATTGTCGAGTATTCGCGCAGCCAGTGCCAAAAACCACTCTGCCACGCATCTCTTACATGCTGCATTAAGAGAAGTATTGGGCGACGCGGTCACGCAAAAAGGCTCGCTAGTATCAAGCGAAGTATTGCGTTTTGATTTCTCCTATGACAAGCCCGTCAGCACTGCTGAAATTACGCGTATCGAACGCTTAGTCAATGAGCAAATTCAAGCCAACACCCCTGCTCGCATCGAGAATATGTCTATTGACGAAGCGATGAAACAAGGTGCAATGGCATTGTTTGGCGAAAAATATGGTAGTGATGTTCGCGTCTTAACCATGGGTACTGGCAGTATCATCGATGGTCAACGTAAGCCCTTCTCTATTGAACTTTGTGGTGGTTTGCACGTTAAACGTACCGGTGATATTGGTGTGTTAAAAATCACCAGCGAATCAGGTATCGCTGCTGGCATCCGCCGTATTGAAGCTGTTACTGGCATGAATGCGATTAAAAATATCCAGCAAAGTGAGCAGCAGCTGAGCGAGCTTGCCAGTCAGCTAAAAGTTAAACGTCCAGAGGTTGCACAGCGCGTGCGTACCATGGCGGATAAGCAGCGCGAACTTGAGAAACAACTAGAGCGTTTAGAGCAAAAAATCGCCAGCGCCCAAGCCGCAAACTTGCTTGATGACGTGCAAACCATCGCTGGTACGCCAGTACTTATCAGTACCTTAAGTGGTATCGATGGTAAATCTATCCGTACGTTGATGGACGATATCAAATCAAAACTACCAGATAGTGTGATTGTATTGATTGGTGATAAAGATGAGCAGTTAGCACTAGCCGCCAGTGTGGCAAAGTCTGTGACTGCGAAAGTAAAAGCCGGTGACATCATTCGTCATTTGGCAAGTGAGCTTGGTGGTAAAGGTGGTGGTAAACCTGACTATGCTCAAGGCGGCGCGCCAAAAGCTGCCAATACTAATGCTGTTGTCAATGCGCTACCTGCTTGGATTGCGGACCAGCTTGGCTAA
- a CDS encoding aspartate kinase, producing MALIVQKYGGTSMGSIDRIKNVAKRVKRWHDNGHQVVVVVSAMSGETNRLIDLARQISSQPDPREYDQMVSTGEQVSISLLAMAIKELGIGARSFTGRQVAIKTDNAHNKARIESIDDKNIREQLDAGNVVIVAGFQGIDEEGNATTLGRGGSDTTGVAIAAALGADECQIYTDVDGVYTTDPRVTSKAKKLEKITFEEMLEMASLGSKILQIRSVEFAGKYGVPLRVLSSFDENNDGSFDQEFQDNVGTLITIDEGDNMEQAIISGIAFNRDEAKIVVRGVPDHPGIASAILSPIGRANIEIDMIVQNLSTNGMTDFTFTVNRTDMEKTMKVLESEVKDEIGAKEILANDEVVKVSLVGVGMRSHAGVASLMFQTLAENNINIQMISTSEIKVSVLIQEQYLEKAVRSLHTAFGLDREDGESKIAGL from the coding sequence ATGGCGTTAATAGTACAAAAATATGGCGGCACCTCGATGGGCAGTATCGACCGCATCAAAAACGTCGCCAAACGAGTCAAACGCTGGCATGACAATGGTCATCAAGTGGTCGTTGTCGTGTCTGCCATGAGCGGTGAAACCAACCGTTTGATTGATTTAGCACGCCAAATCAGTAGCCAGCCCGATCCTCGCGAATATGACCAAATGGTCTCAACCGGCGAGCAGGTGTCTATCTCACTGCTTGCCATGGCGATTAAAGAGTTGGGTATCGGTGCACGTTCATTTACCGGTCGTCAAGTCGCTATTAAAACCGATAATGCTCACAATAAAGCGCGTATTGAAAGTATCGATGATAAAAACATTCGTGAGCAGCTAGATGCTGGTAACGTCGTTATTGTCGCAGGCTTCCAAGGTATCGACGAAGAAGGCAATGCGACGACGTTAGGGCGCGGCGGATCTGATACGACAGGCGTGGCGATTGCCGCGGCTTTAGGCGCGGATGAATGCCAAATCTATACTGATGTCGATGGCGTCTATACCACTGACCCACGCGTCACCTCAAAAGCCAAAAAACTTGAAAAGATTACTTTTGAAGAAATGCTTGAGATGGCAAGTCTTGGCTCTAAGATTTTACAGATTCGCTCAGTAGAATTTGCTGGCAAATACGGCGTACCGCTGCGCGTATTATCTAGCTTTGATGAAAACAACGATGGTAGCTTCGACCAAGAATTTCAAGACAATGTCGGCACCCTAATTACGATAGACGAAGGAGACAATATGGAACAGGCAATCATCTCAGGTATCGCTTTTAATCGAGACGAAGCAAAAATCGTCGTACGCGGTGTCCCTGATCACCCTGGCATTGCTTCTGCTATCCTTAGCCCTATTGGCCGCGCCAATATCGAAATTGATATGATCGTGCAAAACCTATCTACCAACGGTATGACTGATTTTACTTTTACCGTTAATCGTACGGACATGGAAAAAACCATGAAAGTACTAGAAAGCGAAGTCAAAGATGAAATCGGTGCTAAAGAAATATTGGCCAATGATGAAGTGGTTAAAGTCTCATTGGTCGGCGTCGGCATGCGCTCGCACGCAGGTGTTGCTAGTCTTATGTTCCAAACCCTTGCGGAAAACAACATCAATATTCAAATGATATCGACCAGTGAAATCAAGGTATCTGTTCTTATCCAAGAGCAGTATCTGGAAAAAGCGGTAAGATCACTGCATACGGCCTTTGGTCTTGATCGTGAAGATGGTGAAAGCAAAATCGCTGGTTTATAA
- a CDS encoding HopJ type III effector protein, producing the protein MSIRQSDVSALLNGLNKKAIGFNDVISFIDDFYRYAPAPFVNGMAHNAAGENEGSAKIFGFAKHHGLNQLDTLKLFGEHYQTVQATPKGVDHPNIRNFLHWGWQGFLMEKNPLTLRPSVDTSTL; encoded by the coding sequence ATGAGTATCCGCCAATCAGATGTATCGGCTCTACTTAATGGTTTGAATAAAAAAGCCATTGGATTCAATGATGTCATCAGTTTTATTGATGATTTTTATCGTTATGCGCCAGCGCCTTTTGTGAATGGCATGGCACATAATGCTGCTGGTGAAAACGAAGGCAGCGCCAAGATTTTTGGTTTTGCAAAGCATCACGGCTTAAATCAATTAGATACGCTAAAGTTGTTTGGTGAGCATTACCAAACAGTTCAAGCGACGCCTAAAGGAGTTGATCATCCCAATATTCGCAATTTTTTACATTGGGGCTGGCAAGGTTTTTTAATGGAGAAGAATCCATTAACACTGCGCCCTAGCGTAGATACCAGCACGCTTTAA
- a CDS encoding YeaC family protein has product MDKQTILASLTPEVVDKFRMAIELGKWQDGRKLTAEQRETCMQAVMVWEHEHLAPAERTGYIHKPVREDGSVVGAECDVEHEHHYPNMPNPKGAVQPVKFRDK; this is encoded by the coding sequence ATGGACAAACAAACGATATTAGCAAGCCTAACACCTGAAGTGGTCGATAAATTTCGTATGGCAATTGAGCTTGGCAAATGGCAAGACGGTCGTAAGCTGACTGCTGAGCAGCGCGAGACCTGTATGCAAGCCGTGATGGTATGGGAACATGAACATCTGGCGCCTGCTGAGCGAACTGGTTATATTCATAAGCCGGTCAGAGAAGATGGTTCGGTCGTTGGCGCTGAATGTGATGTTGAACATGAACATCATTATCCCAATATGCCAAATCCGAAAGGCGCAGTACAGCCCGTGAAGTTTCGTGATAAATAG
- a CDS encoding NAD(+) kinase, protein METSAQSARLPHLHESELFHAIKNPAFRRIGLMGRAGKRSVTQSLGQIAQIINDMNLTLIMDVQTANLPTLNLTDIERVKIVKRSLIGEICDLVIVVGGDGSILHAAEALARYRVPVLGVNRGRLGFLADVKPDEAAFKLRQVLMGDYQLDHRFLLTMEIREGRKIIHEDMALNDIVLHAGKSVHMIDFQMKIDGHDVYRQHSDGLIVATPTGSTAYALSGGGPIIHPSMDAICLVPMHPHTLSSRPIVVSGTSEICIRIHEDNRTQPMVSADGKPSTPLEQEQRLYIRKHPDKLTLLHPPGFDFYEACRTKLHWNVHAEEFSLDADDDIMDDE, encoded by the coding sequence ATGGAAACCTCAGCGCAGTCCGCAAGATTGCCGCACCTACATGAATCAGAGCTGTTCCACGCTATCAAAAATCCAGCTTTTCGCCGTATTGGCTTGATGGGTCGTGCTGGAAAGCGCAGCGTAACCCAAAGTCTTGGGCAGATTGCCCAAATAATTAACGATATGAATCTTACGTTGATTATGGATGTGCAAACTGCTAACTTGCCAACTCTGAATCTCACTGATATTGAGAGGGTCAAAATTGTTAAGCGTAGCCTTATCGGTGAGATTTGTGATTTGGTCATTGTGGTTGGCGGTGATGGTTCTATACTCCATGCTGCCGAAGCACTAGCGCGCTATCGTGTACCTGTCTTGGGGGTTAACCGTGGCCGCCTTGGTTTTTTAGCCGATGTCAAACCTGATGAAGCGGCGTTTAAATTGCGCCAAGTACTGATGGGCGATTATCAGTTAGACCATAGATTTTTACTCACAATGGAGATTCGTGAAGGTCGTAAGATTATTCATGAAGACATGGCACTCAATGATATCGTGTTGCACGCTGGTAAGTCTGTCCATATGATTGATTTTCAGATGAAAATCGATGGGCATGATGTTTATCGGCAGCACAGTGATGGTCTCATCGTAGCGACACCGACGGGCTCGACAGCTTATGCGCTCTCTGGTGGTGGTCCTATTATACATCCAAGCATGGATGCCATATGTTTGGTGCCTATGCACCCGCACACGCTGTCAAGTCGCCCTATTGTGGTCAGTGGCACCAGCGAGATTTGTATTCGTATTCATGAGGACAACCGCACCCAACCGATGGTCAGTGCTGACGGTAAACCAAGCACGCCGCTTGAACAAGAGCAGCGTCTATATATTCGTAAGCACCCGGATAAATTAACCTTGCTACATCCGCCAGGGTTTGACTTTTATGAAGCGTGCCGGACGAAGTTACACTGGAATGTGCATGCTGAGGAATTCAGTCTCGACGCTGATGATGATATCATGGACGATGAATAA
- a CDS encoding Bax inhibitor-1/YccA family protein gives MANPIVSRAELAVGGAPMTVKGVIQKTSLLLGLSAITGIGFFFYALMAGLSQGFITMAAFGSMFAAFGLAIFITFKPQKAKTLAVPYALLEGIFLGGISLFFMRMYPSVPVTAMCATFVTAAVMLGLYRSGLVKVTEKFRSIVTSALIAIMLVYVAQWVLSLAFGSSLPFLFEGGAIAIGFSLFVIVIASFTLLLDFDNIERGVAMGVSEDYEWLFSIGLLATLVWMYIEFMRLLSYLQD, from the coding sequence ATGGCCAATCCTATTGTCAGTCGCGCAGAGCTTGCCGTCGGCGGTGCGCCGATGACAGTGAAGGGCGTGATTCAAAAAACCAGTTTATTGCTTGGCTTATCGGCGATTACTGGTATTGGATTTTTCTTTTATGCGTTGATGGCAGGTTTATCACAAGGTTTTATCACGATGGCAGCCTTCGGTAGTATGTTTGCTGCTTTCGGCTTAGCGATTTTCATTACCTTTAAACCGCAAAAAGCTAAGACGCTTGCCGTCCCATATGCACTTTTGGAAGGTATATTCTTAGGTGGTATTTCCCTGTTTTTCATGAGAATGTACCCAAGTGTACCAGTCACTGCAATGTGTGCAACCTTTGTAACAGCAGCGGTTATGCTAGGGCTATATCGCTCAGGCTTGGTTAAAGTGACTGAAAAGTTCCGTTCAATCGTCACCTCAGCCTTGATCGCTATCATGCTAGTTTATGTGGCGCAGTGGGTACTTTCTTTAGCCTTTGGTTCAAGCTTGCCTTTCTTGTTTGAAGGTGGCGCTATCGCTATTGGTTTTAGCTTATTTGTGATTGTTATCGCCTCTTTTACGCTTTTATTAGACTTTGATAATATCGAGCGTGGTGTGGCAATGGGTGTGTCAGAAGACTACGAATGGTTATTCAGTATTGGTCTTCTTGCAACGCTAGTGTGGATGTATATCGAATTTATGCGTCTATTAAGCTATCTACAAGATTAG